A stretch of Alphaproteobacteria bacterium DNA encodes these proteins:
- a CDS encoding heme lyase CcmF/NrfE family subunit, with translation MWANHEGSMLLWIWIHSFVGALFVFMNKKSTPFTSNSLGFHAILSIAFLAFLLFTSNPFERLWPAPTDGKGLNPLLQDPALAFHPPFLYLGYVGFSICFCISLAFLKEKTLPQNWVKTLRFWTILPWSMLTIGITLGSFWAYYELGWGGWWFWDPVENASLMPWLLGTALLHVLPLVQKNRIDQKWPLLLALCIFNLSVFGTFIVRSGFLTSVHSFALDPQRGIILFSILLGLLTLSLLHYFFYKTPQKTLIQFSFFSKETSLVAQNIFLIAASLIIFFSMLYPYLVEIYNGNQISLDPSFFEKSFLPLMIPFAFLLPIAPFLNWRHGNFRTIKHIIAAPFIAAIILSTIIGLNYNTTKFYPFLGLFLSFWCLLGTILYAYQLYKKDKFQAIIEKMPMLLAHFGFGIALLGMIGSTTWHKEQTLLLKEGQQIEFQGIVFKLLALKEIKGPNYLSLMADFQLTKNGASKGILSPERRLYPIEQKSTTEIALHTQFLNDYYLVLGEEDPLKRGWGFKFHYYPLVILIWLGCLIIAFGGILGFLLYFYRRKKQ, from the coding sequence ATTTGGGCCAATCATGAAGGGTCAATGCTTTTATGGATATGGATTCACAGCTTTGTTGGCGCTTTATTTGTGTTCATGAATAAAAAATCAACCCCCTTCACGTCTAATAGTCTTGGGTTTCATGCAATTTTAAGCATCGCCTTTTTAGCGTTTCTATTATTCACCTCTAATCCATTTGAGCGCCTATGGCCAGCGCCCACGGATGGCAAAGGCTTGAACCCCCTATTACAAGACCCTGCTTTGGCCTTTCATCCCCCTTTTCTTTATTTGGGCTATGTTGGTTTTTCAATTTGCTTTTGCATAAGCCTCGCTTTTTTAAAAGAGAAAACCCTCCCCCAAAATTGGGTTAAAACTTTACGTTTTTGGACGATCCTGCCCTGGAGCATGCTCACCATCGGCATCACCTTAGGCAGTTTCTGGGCCTATTATGAATTAGGCTGGGGTGGTTGGTGGTTTTGGGATCCTGTCGAAAACGCATCCCTTATGCCATGGCTTTTGGGCACTGCTTTATTACACGTTTTACCCCTTGTCCAAAAAAATCGTATTGATCAAAAATGGCCATTATTATTAGCCTTATGTATTTTTAACTTAAGTGTTTTTGGTACCTTTATTGTACGCTCAGGCTTTTTAACCTCAGTCCATTCTTTTGCCCTTGATCCACAACGTGGCATCATTCTTTTCAGCATATTATTAGGATTACTTACCTTAAGCCTTCTCCATTATTTTTTCTATAAAACGCCTCAAAAAACACTGATTCAGTTTTCATTTTTTTCAAAAGAAACAAGCCTTGTTGCACAGAATATTTTTTTAATCGCAGCAAGCCTTATCATCTTTTTTTCAATGCTTTACCCCTATTTAGTTGAAATTTATAATGGCAATCAAATCAGCCTGGATCCCAGTTTTTTTGAAAAAAGCTTTTTGCCCCTTATGATTCCATTTGCATTTTTGCTGCCCATCGCCCCTTTTCTGAATTGGCGACATGGTAATTTTCGAACTATTAAACATATTATTGCAGCTCCTTTTATTGCCGCCATTATCTTAAGCACTATTATTGGATTAAATTATAACACCACAAAATTTTATCCTTTTTTAGGTCTTTTCTTAAGTTTTTGGTGTCTTTTAGGCACTATTCTGTATGCCTATCAATTGTATAAAAAAGATAAATTCCAAGCCATTATTGAAAAAATGCCGATGCTACTCGCCCATTTTGGATTTGGCATTGCCCTATTAGGCATGATTGGATCAACAACCTGGCACAAGGAACAAACATTGCTTCTTAAAGAGGGACAACAAATTGAATTTCAAGGCATTGTCTTTAAACTTTTAGCGCTTAAAGAAATCAAAGGCCCCAATTATTTATCCTTAATGGCCGATTTTCAACTGACAAAAAATGGTGCTTCAAAAGGTATTCTAAGCCCTGAAAGGCGTCTTTATCCTATCGAGCAAAAATCAACCACCGAAATTGCTCTTCACACCCAATTTTTAAATGATTATTATTTAGTCCTGGGTGAGGAAGATCCATTGAAACGAGGCTGGGGTTTTAAATTTCATTATTACCCATTAGTGATTCTTATTTGGTTAGGCTGTCTAATTATCGCCTTTGGCGGCATATTAGGCTTTTTGCTTTATTTTTACAGGCGCAAAAAACAATGA